From the genome of Vicia villosa cultivar HV-30 ecotype Madison, WI linkage group LG2, Vvil1.0, whole genome shotgun sequence, one region includes:
- the LOC131649833 gene encoding uncharacterized protein LOC131649833: MRPRSEKTKGRRQRVVVCDSPQTTVSPRPRTQLDRMSLASTQPLMPLLSSPSFISPPSYSFQHTGGPGYPFQQTGGPSYPFHQTGGPSYPFQQSDGPSYSYQQSAGPRFPPQDPPGFQQTGGSRTTHPTQVPPSFQQTGGSRTSPTTHIPPGGDDHVEVDQDDIEQDEDDVLLDGDNLQGDDNPDEIQIVDGRYYITPVGNNFTPSRTTAKCVSYVIQQMYKDAWTRFGEVPNRGDWFKKFKEKCTWDVLSEKVVKKVFFTRASKRLSDNLRRVRKHWERDGSYPAWMGKDTLDKLLVYWDSPQFKAKSESATKMRASEKGGHEKRLGRKLLMVELVKETRTKKSGEYVDERTRQALEDYQELLVQFLVANPKYTPREGEPLHPDVDFYIWNEVIGGKGSNGCFLGGGSMAGCLRSGDRNLFERVRDGEGSSRPAQLSLQMMETIRQLAVSEARRESEQCETALKTKLEEQQRQIEAMTKRQAEMEG, from the exons atgcgACCCCGGTCTGAGAAGACTAAAGGTAGACGTCAGAGGGTAGTGGTATGCGACTCACCTCAGACGACAGTATCTCCCCGCCCACGGACTCAGCTAGACCGCATGTCTTTGGCCAGCACTCAGCCTCTTATGCCATTACTCTCCTCTCCATCTTTTATTAGCCCACCTAGTTATTCATTTCAGCATACTGGGGGACCTGGCTATCCATTCCAGCAGACTGGGGGACCTAGCTATCCATTCCATCAGACTGGGGGACCTAGCTATCCATTCCAGCAGAGTGATGGACCTAGTTATTCGTACCAGCAGAGTGCTGGACCTAGATTTCCACCACAGGACCCCCCAGGTTTCCAGCAGACAGGGGGATCTCGCACCACACATCCGACACaggtgcccccatccttccagcagacagggGGATCACGTACCTCACCTACCACACATATACCTCCAGGCGGGGATGATCATGTGGAGGTAGATCAGGATGATATTGAGCAGGATGAGGATGATGTTTTGTTGGATGGCGATAATCTTCAGGGGGACGATAATCCGGATGAGATTCAAATCGTCGATGGCAGATATTATATTACGCCTGTCGGAAATAA TTTTACTCCGAGTCGGACAACTGCAAAGTGTGTGAGCTATGTGATTCAGCAAATGTATAAAGATGCTTGGACGAGATTTGGAGAAGTTCCAAATAGAGGTGATTGGTTTAAAAAATTTAAg GAAAAGTGCACATGGGATGTTTTGAGCGAGAAGGTTGTTAAAAAAGTCTTTTTCACCAGAGCATCAAAAAGACTTTCTGACAACTTACGACGTGTTAGAAAGCATTGGGAACGTGATGGTAGTTATCCCGCTTGGATGGGCAAAGACACTCTTGATAAACTTCTGGTCTATTGGGATTCACCTCAATTTAAAGCTAAGTCTGAAAGTGCCACaaaaatgagggcatctgaaaaaggTGGGCAC gaaAAGAGGTTGGGGAGAAAACTACTCATGGTTGAGTTAGTTAAGGAGACTCGGACGAAAAAGTCGGGAGAGTATGTTGATGAGCGTACACGGCAAGCTTTG gaggattatcaaGAATTGCTTGTACAATTTTTGGTCGCTAATCCCAAATATACTCCTAGAGAaggagagccgcttcatccagatgttgatttttatatttggaatgaAGTCATTGGCGGAAAAGGTTCTAATGGATGTTTTTTGGGTGGTGGAAGTATGGCGGGATGCTTGAGAAGTGGTGATAGAAATTTATTTGAAAGAGTTAGAGATGGGGAAGGATCGTCACGCCCAGCACAATTGTCCCTGCAAATGATGGAAACAATAAGACAATTGGCGGTAAGTGAGGCGAGACGCGAGTCAGAGCAATGTGAGACAGCGTTAAAAACCAAATTAGAGGAGCAACAACGGCAAATAGAGGCAATGACGAAGAGGCAAGCGGAGATGGAGGGGTAA
- the LOC131649834 gene encoding uncharacterized protein LOC131649834, with protein sequence MEKPPTLDLYDGTTDPEEHIRSIEAVMDYHVVRGSIKCRIFPTTLRKGAMIWYMNLPPNSIHSWAELKKLFSNHFTASRRQPKSEATLEAVIQGTDKTLGEYLDKFNKKAVQVQTTDHMKRYLLERGLLPGSDFKKAIKIEKVRTMDALLLKAQAYIAFEEGEAAVKKASRGNDAACSSSQDCSLPRRGHEKRKDDRSRDAKEHRGPSGRFNEYTPLIVSRERILSECKSTEFKNSNDKAPRPNPTRPGTEKSKYCKYHKSHGHLTDECVHLKDAIETLIKEGRLSKYTKKGEPSRREGPRNSDEDNSPDGRPLQVALSVTRPEDFIPSVGVTSALSTWEGFSTAMVISNSGDPGSLTISSVKRKFDELISANSDLDPTLQKFKGKSDPITFYLEELPGGAPNATIPLLVRARMTNFDVRRILIDEGSSVDIMYSHLFQTLKPDHSHLTPYVGSDLPGFNGTTTKPWDTIIYHER encoded by the coding sequence ATGGAAAAACCCCCTACCCTGGATCTCTACGACGGAACCACCGATCCGGAAGAACATATCCGGAGCATCGAAGCCGTCATGGATTATCACGTGGTTCGAGGATCCATCAAATGTCGGATCTTCCCGACCACGCTCAGAAAGGGAGCAATGATCTGGTACATGAACCTTCCTCCCAACTCCATCCACTCTTGGGCAGAACTCAAGAAGCTCTTCTCCAACCACTTCACGGCCTCCCGCCGACAACCGAAATCTGAAGCGACCCTCGAAGCTGTCATCCAGGGTACCGACAAAACTCTCGGAGAATATCTCGACAAGTTCAACAAAAAGGCCGTCCAGGTGCAGACAACTGACCATATGAAGAGGTACCTCCTCGAACGAGGGCTCCTCCCAGGGAgcgacttcaagaaggccatcaAAATTGAGAAGGTGCGCACCATGGACGCCCTCCTCCTCAAAGCCCAAGCTTACATTGCTTTCGAGGAAGGCGAAGCAGCTGTAAAGAAGGCCTCAAGAGGTAACGACGCTGCCTGCAGTTCGAGCCAAGACTGCTCTCTTCCACGCCGAGGCCACGAAAAGAGGAAAGATGATAGGTCCCGCGACGCGAAGGAACACAGGGGACCATCTGGTCGCTTCAATGAGTACACCCCCCTGATCGTGTCACGCGAGCGTATTCTGTCCGAGTGCAAGAGCACCGAGTTCAAAAATTCCAACGACAAGGCTCCGAGGCCAAACCCCACCAGGCCGGGGACCGAAAAATCTAAATACTGCAAGTATCACAAAAGTCATGGGCATCTGACCGATGAATGCGTACACCTCAAAGACGCCATCGAAACTCTGATTAAGGAGGGCCGCCTTTCTAAATACACAAAGAAGGGAGAACCCTCCCGAAGGGAAGGTCCAAGGAACTCCGATGAGGACAATTCTCCAGATGGCAGACCATTGCAAGTTGCCCTGTCCGTCACCCGACCAGAGGACTTCATACCTTCGGTTGGAGTGACCTCTGCTCTCAGCACATGGGAAGGATTCTCGACCGCGATGGTCATATCTAACAGTGGGGATCCAGGTTCCCTCACGATCAGCTCAGTAAAGAGAAAGTTTGACGAGTTGATCAGCGCCAATTCGGACCTCGACCCAACCCTACAGAAGTTCAAAGGGAAATCAGATCCGATCACCTTCTATCTGGAGGAGCTCCCCGGCGGAGCCCCGAACGCCACAATTCCCCTGCTCGTTCGAGCGAGGATGACAAATTTTGATGTGCGTCGGATCCTGATCGACGAGggaagctcggtcgacatcatgtattctCATCTTTTTCAGACCCTCAAACCGGATCACTCCCATCTCACTCCGTACGTAGGCTCCGACCTCCCGGGTTTCAACGGGACTACCACCAAACCATGGGACACGATCATTTACCACGAACgctaa